A genomic stretch from Thermomonospora umbrina includes:
- a CDS encoding PPOX class F420-dependent oxidoreductase has translation MTTREWHEFVTRGARTGKVSTVGADGAPHITPVWYVFDGEDFLFTSGGTTAKVRALRRDPRAAICVEDDAPPFSYVEVRGEVTLSEDLDELVDVATRAGARYAGPEQAEELGKRNGVPGEVVVRLHPKKVIAYAAITE, from the coding sequence ATGACGACCCGGGAGTGGCACGAGTTCGTCACGCGCGGCGCGCGTACCGGGAAGGTCTCGACGGTGGGAGCCGACGGCGCTCCCCACATCACGCCCGTCTGGTACGTGTTCGACGGCGAGGATTTCCTGTTCACCAGCGGCGGCACGACGGCCAAGGTCCGCGCCCTGCGCCGCGACCCGCGCGCGGCGATCTGTGTCGAGGACGACGCCCCGCCGTTCTCCTACGTCGAGGTCCGCGGCGAGGTGACCTTGAGCGAGGACCTCGACGAGCTCGTCGACGTCGCCACCCGCGCCGGCGCCCGGTACGCGGGCCCGGAACAGGCCGAGGAACTCGGCAAGCGCAACGGCGTCCCCGGCGAGGTCGTCGTCCGGCTCCATCCCAAGAAGGTCATCGCTTACGCCGCGATCACCGAATAG
- a CDS encoding lipid-transfer protein, with product MRTYVIGVGMTKFEKPGSREWDYPDMAREAGSKALADAAVPYTAIEQAVVGYVYGESTSGQRAVYELGLTGIPVLNVNNNCSTGSTALYMARQLVKGGLADCVLALGFEKMQRGSLGTTFEDREQPLLNHLKELFDLYEWKGEPIAPYMFGAAGREHMTKYGTTPEQFAKIGEKNHRHSVNNPYAQFRDVYTLDEIKAAREVYAPLTKLQCSPTSDGSGAAVIASERFVDEHDLWSRAVEIAGQSMVTDTAATFEDKSAITLVGAKMSALAARNAYEEAGVGAEDIQVVELHDCFSTNELLTYEALGLAAEGEGGTLVDNGDNTYGGRWVVNPSGGLISKGHPLGATGLAQCAELTWQLRGTADARQVDGVTGALQHNIGLGGAAVVTVYRHAR from the coding sequence ATGAGGACCTATGTGATCGGCGTCGGCATGACCAAGTTCGAGAAGCCGGGCTCGCGGGAGTGGGACTACCCCGACATGGCTCGCGAGGCCGGGAGCAAGGCGCTGGCCGACGCGGCCGTCCCCTACACGGCGATCGAGCAGGCCGTGGTCGGCTATGTCTACGGCGAGTCGACCTCCGGGCAGCGCGCCGTCTACGAGCTGGGTCTGACGGGCATCCCGGTGCTGAACGTCAACAACAACTGCTCCACGGGTTCGACCGCCCTGTACATGGCCCGCCAGTTGGTCAAGGGCGGCCTCGCCGACTGCGTCCTCGCCCTCGGCTTCGAGAAGATGCAGCGCGGCTCCCTCGGCACCACGTTCGAGGACCGCGAGCAGCCCCTGCTGAACCACCTCAAGGAGCTCTTCGACCTCTACGAGTGGAAGGGCGAGCCGATCGCCCCCTACATGTTCGGCGCGGCCGGCCGCGAGCACATGACGAAGTACGGCACGACCCCCGAACAGTTCGCGAAGATCGGCGAGAAGAACCACCGGCACTCCGTGAACAACCCCTACGCGCAGTTCCGCGACGTCTACACCCTGGACGAGATCAAGGCCGCCCGCGAGGTCTACGCCCCCCTCACCAAGCTCCAGTGCTCCCCGACCTCGGACGGCTCCGGCGCGGCCGTCATCGCCTCCGAGCGCTTCGTCGACGAGCACGACCTCTGGTCCCGGGCGGTCGAGATCGCGGGCCAGTCCATGGTCACCGACACCGCGGCCACGTTCGAGGACAAGTCCGCCATCACCCTCGTCGGGGCGAAGATGTCGGCGCTGGCCGCCCGCAACGCCTACGAGGAGGCGGGCGTGGGCGCCGAGGACATCCAGGTGGTGGAGCTGCACGACTGCTTCTCCACCAACGAGCTCCTCACCTATGAGGCCCTCGGCCTGGCCGCCGAGGGCGAGGGCGGCACGCTCGTCGACAACGGCGACAACACCTACGGGGGCCGCTGGGTCGTCAACCCCTCGGGCGGCCTCATCTCCAAGGGCCACCCCCTCGGCGCGACCGGCCTCGCCCAGTGCGCCGAACTCACCTGGCAGCTCCGCGGCACCGCCGACGCCCGCCAGGTCGACGGTGTCACCGGGGCACTCCAGCACAACATCGGCCTGGGCGGCGCCGCCGTCGTCACCGTCTACCGGCACGCCCGCTGA
- a CDS encoding AurF N-oxygenase family protein produces MAGRSRRNGGTAPGRTEIQTYEERLRTLSDGSVRRKFDAFLDIPWDDPAYAIDPKDPRWALPRADPLARTEWYRSLPAERRSEVGLARLAQMFRVGWQFENLLMRGALEHLFLVPNGDPVFRYLTHEVTEEAHHTQMFQEFVNRSGVDVPGIRRPFRLIHTLIPPLARWLPAAFFMAVLAGEEPIDHFQKSVLRSGGLPHPLPQRIMQIHVAEEARHISFAHEYLLHTVPGLRPVRRMLLSIALPLMMRIACDLLVRPSGELAKQVGIPREVMAEAFWDAPESRKMLRDLFADVRMLAERLGLMTPLSRLVWRRMGIAGRPARYRSEPPATAA; encoded by the coding sequence ATGGCCGGCAGGAGCCGCCGGAACGGCGGAACGGCCCCGGGTCGGACCGAGATCCAGACCTACGAGGAGCGGCTGCGCACACTGTCGGACGGCTCGGTGCGCCGCAAGTTCGACGCGTTCCTCGACATCCCCTGGGACGATCCCGCCTACGCGATCGACCCGAAGGATCCCCGCTGGGCGCTGCCCCGGGCCGACCCGTTGGCGAGGACGGAGTGGTACCGGTCGCTCCCGGCCGAACGGCGGTCGGAGGTCGGCCTGGCGCGGCTGGCCCAGATGTTCCGGGTCGGCTGGCAGTTCGAGAACCTGCTGATGCGGGGGGCGTTGGAGCACCTGTTCCTCGTGCCCAACGGCGACCCGGTCTTCCGCTACCTCACGCACGAGGTCACGGAGGAGGCCCACCACACCCAGATGTTCCAGGAGTTCGTGAACCGCAGCGGCGTGGACGTTCCCGGCATCCGGCGGCCCTTCCGCCTGATCCACACGCTCATCCCCCCGCTCGCCCGGTGGCTGCCGGCCGCGTTCTTCATGGCCGTGCTGGCCGGTGAGGAGCCCATCGACCATTTCCAGAAGTCGGTGCTGCGCTCCGGAGGGCTGCCGCATCCGCTGCCCCAGCGGATCATGCAGATCCACGTGGCGGAGGAGGCGCGGCACATCTCGTTCGCCCACGAGTACCTCCTGCACACCGTGCCCGGGCTCAGGCCGGTTCGGCGCATGCTCCTGTCCATCGCGCTGCCCCTCATGATGCGTATCGCCTGCGACCTCCTGGTACGGCCGTCGGGCGAGCTGGCCAAGCAGGTCGGCATCCCCCGGGAGGTCATGGCCGAGGCGTTCTGGGACGCCCCCGAGAGCCGGAAGATGCTGCGCGACCTGTTCGCCGACGTCCGGATGCTCGCCGAGCGGCTCGGCCTGATGACCCCGCTGTCGCGCCTCGTATGGCGGCGGATGGGCATCGCGGGACGCCCCGCCCGGTACCGCAGCGAGCCTCCGGCGACGGCGGCGTAG
- a CDS encoding VOC family protein: MDITIHTCFLPHDDPDASVAFYRDVLGFEVRNDVGQGKMRWITVGPVGKPDTSILLAPPAVDPGLTEDERRTITEMMAKGTYGWILLASPDLDDVFAKVSSRDAEVVQEPTEQPYGIRDCAFRDPAGNLIRIQELR; this comes from the coding sequence ATGGATATCACCATTCACACCTGCTTCCTTCCGCACGACGACCCGGACGCGTCCGTGGCCTTCTACCGCGACGTGCTCGGCTTCGAGGTCCGCAACGACGTGGGGCAGGGCAAGATGCGCTGGATCACGGTCGGTCCGGTCGGCAAGCCCGACACGTCCATCCTCTTGGCGCCGCCGGCCGTCGACCCCGGCCTCACCGAAGACGAGCGCCGCACCATCACCGAGATGATGGCCAAGGGGACCTACGGCTGGATCCTGCTGGCCAGCCCTGATCTGGACGACGTCTTCGCAAAGGTCTCGTCGAGGGACGCCGAGGTCGTTCAGGAGCCGACCGAGCAGCCGTACGGCATCCGCGACTGCGCGTTCCGCGACCCGGCGGGCAACCTGATCCGCATTCAAGAGCTTCGCTGA
- a CDS encoding alpha/beta hydrolase, translating into MKTLTRVRRGRLLGGAVATLCAMALAVAVPSPASAAPPVPTPAQLPALNSHGITATWNDNTGTAGVGTAEMHTSEVYVGGSQVTLRVNIWFPPNYSPSGAAVPVAYVLHGGNGKYSDILASNYGDLLSYIGNTNFNGIIVMPEGGRSGWYQNWAANTRGGFRPQWENFHIGQLVPWVDANFNTLKDRTKRYVAGISMGGYGALKYATRHNHIFGSVASISGGGTIYGEEAMNTIDHALVTFGSAVELEGYPWTPNWNNHQLPATFKEERLPLVFGPMSGWDEYSPIKKLDKFPAYDNRIWLYSGTAETNNNNWTVALHNALYKPDTRHQFCQGGGGHDWPEFKKALEHFLNSANRTSFIGCPGGWNWIDPQ; encoded by the coding sequence ATGAAAACTCTCACGAGGGTCCGTCGGGGTCGGTTGCTCGGTGGGGCCGTGGCGACGTTGTGCGCGATGGCGCTCGCCGTCGCCGTGCCGTCTCCCGCCTCCGCCGCGCCGCCCGTGCCGACGCCCGCCCAGTTGCCCGCCTTGAACTCGCACGGCATCACCGCCACGTGGAACGACAACACGGGTACGGCCGGCGTCGGTACGGCCGAGATGCACACCTCCGAGGTGTACGTCGGCGGCAGCCAGGTGACGCTGCGGGTCAACATCTGGTTCCCGCCGAACTACTCCCCGTCCGGGGCCGCGGTGCCGGTGGCGTACGTGCTGCACGGCGGCAACGGGAAGTACTCCGACATCCTCGCCTCCAACTACGGCGATCTGCTCAGCTATATCGGCAACACCAATTTCAACGGCATCATCGTCATGCCCGAGGGCGGCCGGTCGGGCTGGTACCAGAACTGGGCCGCCAACACCCGCGGCGGCTTCCGACCGCAGTGGGAGAACTTCCACATCGGCCAGCTCGTGCCCTGGGTCGACGCCAACTTCAACACCCTCAAGGACCGCACCAAGCGCTATGTCGCCGGGATCTCGATGGGCGGTTACGGGGCGCTCAAGTACGCGACACGGCACAACCACATCTTCGGCTCCGTGGCGTCGATCTCAGGCGGCGGCACCATCTACGGCGAGGAGGCGATGAACACCATCGACCACGCCCTTGTCACCTTCGGCTCCGCGGTCGAACTCGAGGGCTACCCCTGGACCCCCAACTGGAACAATCACCAGCTCCCGGCGACGTTCAAGGAAGAGCGCCTGCCGCTGGTCTTCGGCCCGATGAGCGGCTGGGACGAATACAGCCCCATCAAGAAGCTGGACAAGTTCCCGGCCTACGACAACCGGATCTGGCTCTACTCCGGCACGGCCGAGACCAACAACAACAACTGGACGGTCGCCCTGCATAACGCCCTCTACAAGCCGGACACCCGCCACCAGTTCTGCCAGGGCGGCGGCGGACACGACTGGCCCGAGTTCAAGAAGGCGCTCGAGCATTTCCTCAACTCGGCCAACCGCACGAGCTTCATCGGCTGCCCGGGCGGCTGGAACTGGATCGACCCGCAGTGA
- a CDS encoding MmcQ/YjbR family DNA-binding protein: MTITGSRLQRVARDAAGALPGVSSGRPFTDKLDVYKVGEKVFLIVTDDPDERIITVKSEPDHGRSLQREHESITPGRYLNKAHWISVAAGREITEGMVEDLVAHSYELVRDSLPRGRRPAGHGSGSRSGKR; encoded by the coding sequence ATGACCATCACCGGCAGCCGGCTCCAGCGCGTGGCCCGTGATGCGGCCGGTGCGCTGCCGGGTGTCAGCAGTGGGCGCCCGTTCACCGACAAGCTCGACGTCTACAAGGTGGGGGAGAAGGTGTTCTTGATCGTCACCGACGACCCGGACGAACGGATCATCACCGTGAAGTCCGAGCCCGATCACGGGCGGTCCCTGCAACGCGAGCACGAGTCGATCACTCCGGGCCGCTACCTGAACAAGGCGCACTGGATCTCGGTGGCCGCCGGCCGGGAGATCACCGAGGGCATGGTCGAGGACCTGGTCGCCCACTCCTACGAGCTCGTTCGTGACTCGCTGCCGCGCGGCCGGCGCCCCGCAGGCCACGGCTCCGGGTCCCGCTCGGGGAAACGCTGA
- a CDS encoding FAD-dependent oxidoreductase has protein sequence MPYVVTQSCCGDASCVLACPVNCIHPAPGEPGFATAEMLFIDPVECVDCGACVSACPVEAIVPDTKLTPDQRPFLALNAAYYERNPHADRTPMALVPPQREITETGLRVAIVGAGPAGLYAADELLKHPGTRVEVFDRLPTPHGLARAGVAPDHQRTKRISDLFREIEAQPGFGYRLGVEVGTDITHEELTAAHHAVVYAVGAAADRRLGIPGEDLPGSVSATDFVAWYNGHPDRAADHHDLSGERAIVIGNGNVALDVARLLTTPPDDLARTDISDRALAALRDSRIREVVVLGRRGPAEAAFTLPELIGLAALDTVDLLVDGPVEVTSQSTELLAALAARAPRPGRRRIVLRFHSAPVAVLGTDRVTGLELERTTPRPDSDGLVRAAPTGEHEHLSAQLVLRAVGYRARPVPDLPFDAERAIVPHHRGRVRPGVYVTGWIKRGPTGSLGTNKQCAQETIASLLDDLDAGLLPTPRKDPTLPDAITLTGWNAIDTTERTAGSRTGRPRVKLLDHNTLTQAANHGPISHSG, from the coding sequence ATGCCGTACGTCGTCACCCAGTCCTGCTGCGGCGACGCCTCGTGCGTGCTCGCCTGCCCGGTCAACTGCATCCACCCCGCTCCCGGCGAGCCCGGATTCGCGACGGCCGAGATGCTGTTCATCGACCCGGTGGAATGCGTCGACTGCGGCGCCTGCGTGAGCGCGTGCCCGGTCGAGGCGATCGTCCCCGACACCAAGCTCACTCCGGACCAGCGGCCGTTCCTCGCCCTGAACGCCGCCTACTACGAACGCAATCCGCACGCCGACCGGACACCGATGGCGCTCGTTCCACCGCAACGCGAGATCACCGAGACCGGGCTGCGGGTGGCGATCGTGGGGGCCGGACCCGCCGGGCTGTACGCCGCCGACGAGTTGCTCAAGCACCCCGGCACCCGCGTCGAGGTGTTCGATCGCCTCCCCACCCCGCACGGGCTGGCCCGCGCGGGCGTGGCGCCCGACCATCAGCGCACCAAGCGGATCTCCGACCTCTTCCGCGAGATCGAGGCACAGCCGGGCTTCGGCTACCGCCTCGGCGTCGAGGTCGGCACCGACATCACCCACGAGGAGCTGACGGCCGCCCACCACGCGGTCGTGTACGCCGTCGGCGCCGCCGCCGACCGGAGGCTCGGCATCCCCGGCGAGGACCTCCCCGGCAGCGTCTCGGCCACCGACTTCGTCGCCTGGTACAACGGCCACCCCGACCGGGCCGCCGACCACCACGACCTGTCCGGCGAACGGGCCATCGTCATCGGCAACGGCAACGTCGCCCTCGACGTCGCGCGCCTCCTGACGACCCCACCGGACGACCTCGCCCGCACCGACATCAGCGACCGGGCCCTCGCCGCGCTCCGCGACAGCCGCATCCGCGAGGTCGTGGTCCTCGGCCGGCGCGGCCCGGCCGAGGCGGCCTTCACCCTCCCCGAACTGATCGGCCTCGCCGCCCTGGACACCGTCGACCTCCTCGTCGACGGCCCCGTCGAGGTCACCTCCCAGAGCACCGAACTCCTCGCCGCCCTGGCCGCCCGCGCACCGCGCCCCGGACGCCGCCGCATCGTCCTGCGCTTCCACAGCGCCCCCGTCGCGGTCCTCGGCACCGACCGGGTCACCGGCCTCGAACTCGAACGCACGACGCCCCGACCGGACTCCGACGGCCTCGTGCGGGCGGCGCCCACCGGCGAACACGAGCACCTGAGCGCTCAGCTCGTCCTCCGAGCCGTCGGCTACCGGGCCCGCCCGGTGCCCGACCTGCCGTTCGACGCCGAACGCGCCATCGTGCCCCACCACCGCGGACGGGTCCGCCCCGGCGTCTACGTCACCGGGTGGATCAAGCGTGGCCCGACCGGCTCCCTCGGCACCAACAAGCAGTGCGCCCAAGAGACCATCGCCTCCCTCCTCGACGACCTGGACGCCGGCCTCCTCCCCACACCCCGGAAGGACCCCACCCTGCCCGACGCCATCACCCTGACCGGCTGGAACGCCATCGACACCACCGAACGCACAGCCGGCTCCCGCACCGGCCGCCCCCGAGTGAAACTCCTCGACCACAACACCCTCACCCAGGCGGCGAACCACGGCCCTATTTCCCACTCGGGCTGA
- a CDS encoding TetR/AcrR family transcriptional regulator translates to MVTTRRTQGERTAATRRVLLDATVACLVEHGYHGTTTTRVVERAGTSRGAQVHHFPTKNDLVLAAVRHLADKQTEAFMTSGIAALQASEDWVGEALDLIWEVHQGPLFDASIELWVAARTDPKLREQVAAFERRVNETIVELCRTFIGDRADDRQVLDDLSVVMETVRGLRLLAFVHPAEQGSLNRRWERSKTRLRRMLTNWPSDAPLQRPGDASA, encoded by the coding sequence ATGGTCACCACCCGCCGCACCCAGGGGGAACGCACTGCCGCGACGCGGCGGGTCCTGCTCGACGCCACCGTGGCCTGCCTGGTCGAGCACGGCTATCACGGGACGACCACCACGCGCGTCGTCGAACGGGCCGGGACGTCGCGGGGGGCCCAGGTCCACCACTTCCCCACCAAGAACGACCTCGTGCTGGCCGCCGTGCGGCATCTGGCGGACAAGCAGACCGAGGCGTTCATGACCAGCGGGATCGCGGCACTCCAGGCGTCCGAGGACTGGGTCGGCGAGGCCCTGGACCTCATCTGGGAGGTCCACCAGGGGCCGCTGTTCGACGCCTCCATAGAGCTGTGGGTGGCCGCGCGGACCGACCCGAAGCTGCGGGAGCAGGTCGCGGCCTTCGAACGGCGCGTCAACGAGACCATCGTCGAGCTCTGCCGAACGTTCATCGGCGACCGGGCCGACGACCGCCAGGTCCTCGACGACCTCTCCGTGGTGATGGAGACCGTACGCGGACTACGGCTCCTCGCCTTCGTGCATCCGGCCGAGCAGGGCTCGCTGAACCGTCGGTGGGAACGCTCGAAGACCCGCCTGCGACGCATGCTCACGAACTGGCCTTCGGACGCCCCGCTCCAGCGGCCGGGCGACGCCTCCGCTTAG
- a CDS encoding MaoC/PaaZ C-terminal domain-containing protein — protein sequence MGFNEDALGVWSEPFAFTVERARTIEYALATNDANPRHVEGGLAPPVFAIVPVFEGMLTPVLDVVPHDVIPFVVHGEQDMVFHRPIVPGMTLVSRAKATGFAAKSSGATLSVKIETRTSDGELVNEQWMVSFFRGVDAGGTVGEMAPAHSLDAQGEPIAEVVAHVDDDQTFRYAKASGDPMPIHTDPEFAKAAGLPGIIAHGLCTMAFTSQAVVDAAAGGDPTRLRRLAVRFSKPVLPGQDVTTSVYDLGGGAFGFVATTADGVVIKDGRAEIV from the coding sequence ATGGGCTTCAACGAGGACGCGCTGGGCGTCTGGAGCGAGCCGTTCGCGTTCACCGTCGAACGGGCGCGCACGATCGAGTACGCGCTGGCCACGAACGACGCGAACCCCCGCCATGTGGAGGGTGGGCTCGCGCCGCCGGTCTTCGCGATCGTCCCCGTCTTCGAGGGCATGCTCACGCCGGTCCTGGACGTCGTGCCGCACGACGTCATCCCGTTCGTGGTCCACGGCGAGCAGGACATGGTCTTTCACCGGCCGATCGTGCCGGGCATGACGCTGGTGTCGCGGGCGAAGGCCACCGGGTTCGCGGCCAAGTCGTCCGGGGCCACCCTCAGCGTGAAGATCGAGACCCGGACCTCGGACGGCGAACTCGTGAACGAGCAGTGGATGGTCTCGTTCTTCCGCGGGGTCGACGCGGGCGGCACCGTGGGCGAGATGGCCCCGGCGCACTCCCTCGACGCCCAGGGCGAGCCGATCGCCGAGGTCGTCGCGCATGTCGACGACGACCAGACGTTCCGCTACGCCAAGGCGTCGGGCGACCCGATGCCCATCCACACCGACCCCGAGTTCGCCAAGGCCGCCGGACTGCCCGGCATCATCGCCCACGGCCTGTGCACCATGGCGTTCACCTCGCAGGCGGTCGTCGACGCGGCGGCCGGCGGCGACCCGACGCGACTGCGGCGGCTCGCCGTCCGCTTCTCCAAGCCGGTCCTCCCCGGCCAGGACGTCACCACGAGCGTGTACGACCTCGGCGGCGGGGCGTTCGGCTTCGTCGCGACCACCGCCGACGGCGTCGTCATCAAGGACGGCCGCGCGGAGATCGTCTAG